In Betaproteobacteria bacterium, the genomic stretch CGTTCGCCCATTGGCGCATCGAGCGAGCGGGTGACTGTCAGAGCACGCTCGTGGAGCGCGCGCGAGTGCTCGGCCACGGGTGACGCTTCGCGCACACCTTTCGGTCCGATTCCGCGCACGGGTGGCGGAGTAGTGGGCGGAGTCCCGAGCATGTGCGGTCGATCGACGAAGGTGATCGCCTCGTTATCGACGATGCCGCTCAGTTTTACCGGTTGGCGCACCTGGGCCTTCGCTGCCTCGATCAACTCGATGACGCGGCGTTTCACGTATCCGTGCAGCGGGTAGAGGTTCACGGCACAAAGCGGTCCGGCGCAGTCCAGTTCCAGGTCAGGGGCACCGGCAAGGCCGTCGAGCAGGGCGCGGCCGAACAGCGACAGACCCTTCCCGGGCTCGGGCTGCTGGTAGGCCTGCTGTCCGGAGGCGGTGGCATAGAGTTGCGGTGCGACGCGCTCGGCATTGGTCAACGCCGATTCGTCTTCGGTCAGGATGGTCGCGCCCCTGAGGTTCTTGGCCCGCAGCGCCTGGTGGTCGTTGCGGCACGCGTCCAGAAAGAAGAAGTGGTGGCGCACCGCGAGCGAGGCGAGCCCCTTTTTGAGGTTGTCAGTGCTGATCGCGTCGTCCAGGCTCGGCGACGGCGGGGCGAGGTAGTCGCTCGGCAGCAGCACTTGGTGCTCCTGATGCACTTCGAGTCCGTGACCGCTGAAGAAGAACAAGGCGCGCGAATGCTCGGCGGCGGCAGCCGGCAGGCGATTCATGTGGTAGTGCCAGAACTTCAATGCCTTCTTGCAGTTGTCGAATGTCGGTTCCGCGCAATGTGTCTGCACGGTCGGATCGTGGGTAACCTCCTGCGCCGTGGGCGATAGCAGCAGCCAGCAGCGGGCGAGCGGACAGCCCGCGACGCGGAATGTCCCGTCGAGCCAGCGGAACACCTCGAACGCAGTCAGCGCCGACACGGCGAGCTGGCCGAGGCCGTAGGCTTCCTGCGCCGGGGAGGCACCACCCTCCAGATGCTCGTAGCGGCTCACCCCGATGACGACGGCGAAAGCGCCGGGCTGGCCTTCCTGCCAATTCGGGTTTACCCACAGGCCGGGCTCGCCGGCGGCCGGTTGCAGCTTCATGGCGTCCTCCAGCCCTGGGTGGCAGCGGCGTTCAGCTTCTCGGCAAATCTGCGGTAGAAGCTCGGGCGCTGCAGGTAGCCGCTGTGAGCGCTCGTGAGCGCCATCCCGCTGTCGTAGGGCTCGTCGGCCACGCCGTTGAATATGTCGGCCCCGGTGAAGCTCAGGAAATCGTTGTGATCCCATACGTTCCACCACACTCCGAGGTTTGCGTGGGGAAACGGCACCGGATTGCCCGACCGGTACGCCGGATCGTCCGCGAGGAACAGCTTCATCTCCTCGAACATGCCGACCTGGCTCGCGGTCGCGCACCAGAAGTCGATGCGCTGGTCCCGGTACTGCGCATCGCCCGGCAGGAAGTGCGACACGGCGTCGTAGACGATCTGGCCGCCCATGCTGTGACTCAGCACCACCAGCGGCTCGCCGCCGCGCCGCTCCTTGTTCTCCTGCGCGATACGAAACTTGTTGAGGAAGCGCTGCGGGATCTCGCCCGGCGCGCTTGCTTGGCCCCGTTTGGCCAGATAGGCGAAGACATCACCGATGAATATGCTGAGGAACTCGTTTAGCCAGGGCCGCAACTCGGCCGCCACCATCGACACCGAATAGGCGGGCAGATCTTTAGCCCGTTCCAGCGTTTCCCCCAGGCGGTCGGTGAGCGGCGCCAACCAGTCGGGCACACCCTGGCCGAGGAGTCCCCCGGGAGGCTCGACACGGCGGCGGACGTGGTCGAGTAGGGCGCGCAGCTCTCCCTCCGCCGTTGCCGCGCGCGCCAGCTCAGCGCGAATGAGTGGATCAAGGGCCACCTCGTCGGCAGCGATCGCCAGTTGCGCACGCTGCGCCGGATCCTCGATGGTCTTCGTGAAGAGTGCGGCGAGAAGGTCGCTCAACTGATCCGGGGGTAGATCCCTCAGCCGCAGCCGTGCGGCTGGTCCGGTTCGTGAGCCGCCTGCAATCAGTCCACCGGTCGCGGGGCCGGCAGGCGAAGACTGCGGCAAGCGCTTCAGAACCTCGCCATGCGCGTGCGCCGTCAGGGCACTTTCCAGGGCATCGGGCAATGCGCCTGCCGCGCCCTGCCCGAGCAGCCGGCTGCTCGGTCGTGATGCGCCGTCCCAGGCGAACCAGGCCGCCACATCGCCCCAGTACACGTCGTCGATCATTACCGTGCTGGGATCACCGGAGATCGCTGGCGCCACGTAGCGCTGCAGGTATGGCTTGAGCGCGAAAAACCCGTCCCGCGAGCGGGTGTTGACGCCGTGGATGTAAAGAATTGGCACCGGCTTCTCCCCGACAAATCTCGATTAGCTCGCCTCGAAGGTTCGAATCAGCTCGGCGGTCCGTTCGGCTTGCTCATTCCACTGCAGCTTCCGAAACCCTTCTTCGGAACGGCGCAGGATGACCAGACCTTGGTCGCGCTGGCCGGCGGCGCATAGCAGTTGACCGAGATCGAGTCCCACCATGCAGATGCCGTCCAGCCGGCCGAGCTTGAGGAGGATGTCGTAGGAGCGCGCCAGGTGCTCGTAGGCTTCCTGGTATTGCTGCGCGCCGAGCTCGACTCTCGCAATCTTCCAGAGCACGTTGGCGATCCCCTCTTGATCGCCCAGGCGCTCGTAGACCGGGAGCTGTTCTTCGGTGCGGATGCGCAGCGCCTCGTCGAGCTGCCCGCGATCGTGCAGGATGTCGGCGATTTTTCCCATCGTCACCGCCTTCTCGCGCACGTCGCCCAGGCGCTCGTAGACCGGGA encodes the following:
- a CDS encoding caspase family protein — its product is MKLQPAAGEPGLWVNPNWQEGQPGAFAVVIGVSRYEHLEGGASPAQEAYGLGQLAVSALTAFEVFRWLDGTFRVAGCPLARCWLLLSPTAQEVTHDPTVQTHCAEPTFDNCKKALKFWHYHMNRLPAAAAEHSRALFFFSGHGLEVHQEHQVLLPSDYLAPPSPSLDDAISTDNLKKGLASLAVRHHFFFLDACRNDHQALRAKNLRGATILTEDESALTNAERVAPQLYATASGQQAYQQPEPGKGLSLFGRALLDGLAGAPDLELDCAGPLCAVNLYPLHGYVKRRVIELIEAAKAQVRQPVKLSGIVDNEAITFVDRPHMLGTPPTTPPPVRGIGPKGVREASPVAEHSRALHERALTVTRSLDAPMGERVWTQDYQIAHDLFGSENVTAFWTTRLRVFRLGRRDWLDANAVRLYSVERDEETRTYRVDVEFVENAQDNVGHWLQTSDGAGTLHACVLSTDKHAPPIFSIEFDVSFDDGSGRRLSRLDAYLSLRNTGLLGAAAEMWSRYRTADVGEAVSAFELTTLEQMVREKLDSPLAATVAGIILLRANRLDRLYDWLRNLANWFPERPDGSALWAEQLMRRPAERKQAISEAADYLADLTTRGLPHTAEGLSYAVRLADVLVRLEQKVPQREKLEALAQRIQNALPFFRPGGLFAAYGGFPADTDPEELIGPHRTGD